A genome region from Leifsonia sp. Root112D2 includes the following:
- a CDS encoding leucyl aminopeptidase — protein MTVPRISVPTLTVVSSPVVTEPDAPLVVIAASAGADEAAGPVLWASDSFDGVAQQLRAVGFTGHKDELVRLPGMDGGPALAVIAVPATHSPDELRYALGSAVRQLKGVDAVAIALPLETNTQLQAVLEGAALGAYSYEGLRSQAASPATRPPRAITVHSDLGNADAALARARASAAAVALVKDLVNAPPSDLYPETLADAALEAAEHLPVEVTVWDEQRLAEDGFGGILGVGQGSSRGPRLVKVSYSPSSAQRHLALVGKGITFDTGGISLKPPVPMVGMKYDMTGAATVLAVVLAAAELALPVRLTAWMCIAENMPSGSAMRPNDVLHIRGGRTVEVLNTDAEGRLVLADGLSAASEEHPDAIVDVATLTGAAMVALGTRYAAVMGEDALVQRVRDAASASGELLWPMPLPDELRASLNSDVADIANANPGVTAGGMLLAGVFLQEFVGRVSDDESAPRIPWAHLDIAGPAKGPGSPSGFTGKGPTGVSVRALLSLAEDFSRQ, from the coding sequence ATGACTGTGCCCCGCATAAGCGTTCCCACCCTGACTGTCGTTTCCTCCCCCGTCGTGACCGAGCCGGATGCTCCGCTCGTCGTGATAGCCGCATCCGCCGGCGCCGACGAGGCGGCCGGACCGGTGCTGTGGGCCTCGGATTCATTCGACGGAGTTGCTCAGCAACTGCGCGCTGTCGGCTTCACCGGCCATAAAGACGAATTGGTGCGTCTGCCGGGAATGGACGGCGGTCCCGCACTCGCCGTGATAGCCGTGCCTGCCACGCACTCCCCCGACGAACTGCGCTACGCGTTGGGCTCCGCCGTTCGCCAGTTGAAGGGCGTCGACGCCGTGGCGATCGCGCTGCCGCTCGAGACGAACACCCAGCTGCAGGCGGTGCTCGAGGGTGCGGCGCTCGGCGCCTACAGCTATGAGGGTCTTCGCAGCCAGGCGGCCTCGCCCGCGACTCGGCCGCCCAGGGCCATCACCGTGCACAGCGATCTCGGCAACGCGGATGCAGCGCTCGCCCGGGCACGCGCCAGCGCAGCCGCTGTGGCGCTGGTCAAAGACCTCGTCAATGCGCCTCCATCGGATCTGTACCCGGAGACGCTCGCCGATGCCGCCCTCGAAGCGGCGGAGCACTTGCCCGTCGAGGTGACGGTCTGGGACGAGCAGCGTCTGGCCGAAGATGGCTTCGGTGGGATTCTCGGCGTAGGGCAGGGGTCGAGTCGCGGCCCTCGCCTCGTCAAGGTGAGTTATTCTCCCTCCTCGGCACAACGGCATCTCGCACTCGTCGGCAAGGGAATCACCTTCGACACCGGCGGAATCTCGCTGAAGCCGCCCGTACCCATGGTCGGCATGAAGTACGACATGACCGGTGCCGCCACCGTTCTTGCCGTTGTGCTCGCCGCCGCCGAGCTCGCGCTTCCGGTGCGCCTCACCGCGTGGATGTGCATCGCCGAGAACATGCCGTCAGGGAGCGCAATGCGCCCCAACGACGTGCTGCACATTCGCGGTGGACGCACCGTGGAGGTGCTCAACACCGACGCGGAAGGCCGGCTCGTGTTGGCCGACGGTCTTTCGGCCGCAAGCGAGGAGCACCCGGATGCGATAGTCGACGTTGCAACGCTCACCGGAGCGGCGATGGTGGCCCTGGGCACGCGCTATGCGGCGGTGATGGGCGAGGACGCACTGGTGCAACGGGTGCGTGACGCGGCATCCGCGAGCGGCGAACTGCTCTGGCCGATGCCCCTGCCCGATGAACTGCGTGCCTCACTCAACTCTGACGTCGCGGACATCGCCAACGCGAATCCCGGCGTCACGGCGGGAGGGATGCTCCTGGCCGGAGTGTTCCTGCAGGAATTCGTGGGTCGTGTCTCGGACGACGAGTCGGCACCGCGCATTCCGTGGGCACATCTGGACATCGCCGGCCCGGCCAAGGGCCCGGGTTCCCCTTCTGGTTTCACGGGCAAGGGACCGACGGGTGTGAGCGTTCGCGCGCTGCTGAGTCTTGCCGAGGATTTTTCCCGACAGTAG
- a CDS encoding proteasome assembly chaperone family protein has product MREPSELYELNPDIDRVPEGLHLVAGLTGFADAGSGVTQFSSHLLSTLEHTDVATFDADILLDYRARRPTIYFDQDHLSDYQPATLKLYLAYDELHQPFLLLTGFEPDFQWERFTAAVLELLDRYKVKSATWVHSIPMPVPHTRPIGLTVSGNRAELIESMSVWRPHTQVPSNALHLLEYRMQQLGYPIAGFVLLIPHYLADTEYPAAAITALESIGAATGLIFPTDSLRQQDRDFIANIDEQVAANGELGRLVGTLEERHDAYMADSPIHSPLTDVDGELPSADEIAAELENFLAFRRHGDDETGTAR; this is encoded by the coding sequence ATGCGCGAACCCAGCGAGTTGTATGAGTTGAACCCCGACATCGACAGGGTTCCCGAGGGCCTGCACCTCGTCGCCGGCCTCACGGGTTTCGCGGACGCCGGCTCGGGAGTCACCCAGTTCAGCAGCCATCTGCTTTCCACTCTTGAACACACGGATGTCGCGACGTTCGACGCCGACATTCTGCTCGACTATCGCGCACGGCGGCCCACGATCTACTTCGATCAGGATCACCTCAGCGACTACCAGCCGGCGACCCTCAAGCTGTATCTCGCGTATGACGAGTTGCACCAGCCCTTCCTGCTTCTGACCGGGTTCGAGCCCGACTTCCAGTGGGAGCGCTTCACCGCCGCCGTGCTCGAGCTGCTCGACCGTTACAAGGTGAAGAGCGCCACGTGGGTGCACTCCATTCCCATGCCCGTGCCGCATACCCGGCCGATAGGTCTCACCGTGAGCGGCAACCGCGCCGAGCTCATTGAGAGCATGTCGGTGTGGCGGCCGCACACCCAGGTTCCGTCCAACGCGCTGCACCTGCTCGAATACCGCATGCAGCAGCTGGGCTATCCGATCGCCGGCTTCGTCCTCCTGATTCCTCACTACCTGGCCGACACCGAGTATCCGGCGGCCGCAATCACCGCGCTGGAAAGCATCGGCGCCGCGACGGGTCTCATCTTTCCGACGGACAGCCTGCGACAGCAAGACAGGGACTTCATCGCGAACATCGACGAACAGGTCGCGGCGAACGGTGAACTGGGTCGGCTTGTCGGCACCCTCGAGGAACGCCACGACGCCTACATGGCGGACAGCCCGATCCATTCGCCGCTGACGGATGTCGACGGCGAACTGCCCTCTGCCGACGAGATAGCGGCCGAACTCGAGAACTTCCTCGCGTTTCGTCGACACGGTGATGACGAGACGGGTACCGCGCGCTGA
- a CDS encoding MFS transporter, with protein sequence MNSRRSWLIFGVGVLAYLIAVMQRTTIGVAGVAATDRFHSTASVLSTLAVLQIVVYAVMQVPVGVLIDRVGSRWLMAVGTALMVVGQVTVAIAPTIGVAILGRVLVGAGDATVFTSLMRLTSSWFQGRIVPQLSQWIGNIGQFGQVLSAIPFALVLHQAGWTTAFLSAASLSVLAFIGIVIVITDRPKSSREGPRPASWPEALRALRVSLKRPGTQLGFWSHFTTQSSGTVFSLMWGFPFMVYGLGYDAGDAAAALIVMVAAGVIVGPLLGLMTARFPLRRSNIVLAIVLLVGVAWAFVLLWPGTPPFWLIVLLLVAMGIGGPGSLIGFDFARTFNPLHSLGSANGIVNVGGFLASFVMMFLIGIAMDTQNAIRVAGGAASDLYALSSFRWAFAIEYVVIGIGVVFLVRARRRTRRQLSDDEGIEVGPLWVALVERWRRRSSS encoded by the coding sequence GTGAACTCCCGACGATCCTGGCTGATCTTCGGGGTCGGGGTTCTGGCCTATCTCATCGCCGTCATGCAGCGCACGACGATAGGCGTTGCCGGTGTCGCGGCCACCGATCGCTTCCACAGCACGGCGTCGGTTCTGTCGACCCTGGCCGTGCTCCAGATCGTCGTCTATGCCGTCATGCAGGTTCCCGTCGGCGTGCTGATCGACAGGGTCGGATCGCGATGGTTGATGGCCGTCGGAACCGCGCTGATGGTCGTGGGTCAGGTGACCGTGGCCATTGCGCCGACGATAGGCGTCGCGATTCTCGGACGCGTGCTGGTCGGTGCCGGAGACGCGACGGTGTTCACCTCCCTGATGCGGCTCACGAGTTCCTGGTTCCAGGGCCGCATTGTGCCCCAGCTCTCCCAGTGGATAGGCAACATCGGTCAGTTCGGCCAGGTGCTCTCGGCCATCCCGTTCGCACTGGTGCTGCACCAGGCCGGCTGGACCACCGCGTTTCTGTCTGCGGCATCCCTGTCGGTCCTGGCTTTCATCGGCATCGTCATCGTCATAACGGACCGGCCGAAGAGTTCACGTGAGGGTCCGCGGCCGGCGAGCTGGCCCGAAGCATTGCGGGCGCTGCGGGTGAGCCTGAAACGACCGGGCACCCAACTGGGGTTCTGGTCGCATTTCACCACCCAGTCATCCGGCACCGTCTTCAGCCTGATGTGGGGCTTTCCCTTCATGGTCTACGGGCTCGGCTACGACGCGGGGGATGCGGCCGCCGCTCTCATCGTGATGGTGGCTGCCGGTGTGATCGTCGGCCCCCTTCTCGGACTCATGACTGCGCGCTTTCCCCTGCGGCGCAGCAACATCGTGCTCGCCATCGTGCTGCTTGTCGGAGTGGCCTGGGCCTTCGTGCTGCTCTGGCCGGGCACGCCACCGTTCTGGCTGATCGTGCTTCTGCTCGTGGCGATGGGGATCGGCGGCCCCGGATCGCTCATCGGCTTCGACTTCGCGCGAACGTTCAATCCCCTGCACAGCCTCGGCTCCGCGAACGGCATCGTGAACGTCGGCGGCTTTCTGGCGAGTTTCGTGATGATGTTCCTGATAGGAATCGCCATGGATACGCAGAATGCGATTCGTGTGGCTGGCGGGGCGGCATCCGATCTCTACGCGCTCAGTTCCTTTCGCTGGGCGTTCGCCATTGAATACGTCGTGATAGGAATCGGAGTCGTTTTTCTTGTGCGCGCCAGGCGGCGCACACGGCGCCAGCTCTCAGACGACGAGGGAATAGAGGTGGGGCCGCTGTGGGTTGCACTTGTGGAACGATGGCGCAGGCGGAGCTCGTCGTGA
- a CDS encoding RNA polymerase sigma factor, producing the protein MQPEPGPSRASKVSPVPGLKGVPMATTTAKKTAAAPSKTSTATKTTAAAKKAPAAKKPAETKSAVTTKTAASKAPVAESAPKGRARKKAGSSDEPTSEISEDEIDAAAVDADDDDDSGNGGTTEPLPTGALVLRAVDEDDDIPVYSAAITGATADPVKDYLKQIGKVALLNAAEEVELAMRIEAGLFAEDKLANTSSMSKELTRELKWVARDGQRAKSHLLGANLRLVVSLAKRYTGRGMQFLDLIQEGNLGLIRAVEKFDYTKGFKFSTYATWWIRQAITRAMADQARTIRIPVHMVEVINKLARVQRQMLQDLGREPTPEELSRELDMTPEKVVEVQKYGREPISLHTPLGEDGDSEFGDLIEDTEAVVPADAVGFTMLQKQLESLLDSLSEREAGVIRMRFGLGDGMPKTLDQIGDTFGVTRERIRQIESKTMAKLRHPSRSQSLRDYLE; encoded by the coding sequence ATGCAACCTGAGCCTGGCCCCTCCCGCGCTTCGAAAGTATCGCCTGTGCCCGGTCTGAAAGGTGTTCCCATGGCAACCACGACAGCAAAAAAGACGGCGGCTGCGCCGTCGAAGACATCCACTGCAACGAAGACCACCGCGGCAGCGAAGAAGGCTCCCGCCGCAAAGAAGCCGGCGGAAACGAAGAGTGCCGTCACGACGAAGACCGCCGCCTCCAAGGCACCCGTCGCCGAGTCCGCGCCCAAGGGCCGCGCCCGTAAGAAGGCTGGCTCGAGCGATGAGCCCACCAGCGAGATTTCCGAAGACGAGATTGATGCCGCCGCGGTCGACGCCGACGATGACGACGACTCGGGCAACGGTGGCACCACCGAGCCGCTGCCGACAGGCGCGCTCGTTCTGCGCGCGGTCGACGAAGATGACGATATTCCGGTCTACTCGGCCGCCATCACCGGCGCCACAGCCGATCCGGTCAAGGACTACCTGAAGCAGATCGGTAAAGTCGCTCTGCTCAACGCGGCCGAAGAGGTCGAGCTGGCCATGCGCATCGAGGCCGGCCTGTTCGCCGAGGACAAGCTCGCCAACACGTCGAGTATGAGCAAGGAACTCACGCGTGAGCTCAAGTGGGTCGCCCGCGACGGGCAGCGTGCCAAGAGTCACCTGCTGGGTGCAAACCTGCGCTTGGTTGTCTCTCTCGCCAAGCGTTACACCGGACGGGGCATGCAGTTCCTCGACCTGATCCAGGAGGGCAATCTGGGCCTCATCCGTGCGGTCGAGAAGTTCGACTACACCAAGGGCTTCAAGTTCTCCACCTACGCCACCTGGTGGATCCGTCAGGCGATCACCCGCGCGATGGCCGACCAGGCCCGCACCATCCGCATTCCGGTGCACATGGTCGAGGTCATCAACAAGCTGGCACGCGTGCAGCGCCAGATGCTGCAGGATCTCGGTCGTGAACCCACGCCCGAGGAGCTGAGCCGCGAGCTCGACATGACCCCCGAGAAGGTCGTGGAGGTGCAGAAGTACGGGCGCGAGCCCATCTCGCTGCACACCCCGCTCGGCGAGGACGGCGACAGCGAGTTCGGTGACTTGATCGAAGACACTGAGGCCGTCGTTCCGGCCGACGCCGTGGGCTTCACGATGCTGCAGAAGCAGCTGGAGAGCCTGCTCGACTCGCTCTCCGAGCGGGAGGCCGGCGTCATTCGCATGCGCTTCGGACTGGGCGACGGCATGCCCAAGACTCTCGACCAGATTGGTGACACCTTCGGGGTGACGCGTGAGCGCATCCGTCAGATCGAGTCGAAGACGATGGCCAAGCTGCGCCACCCCTCGCGGTCGCAGTCGCTGCGCGATTATCTTGAGTAG
- a CDS encoding coenzyme F420-0:L-glutamate ligase produces the protein MVAEANPGKSLETEIDGVRYLRIPLKTRLVGPDDDIVEIVTTFADGSLEDGDILFVTEKIVAITQGRSYPMDSITPRKLALRLSKYVVKTPYGIGLGMPETMEMALRECGTPRILLAAAVSAVTKLFGRHGDFYRVAGPKARGIDGPTSGTIPPYNSQVVLAPDRPRAAAARLRAALFRPVDVFVVDINDIGGNVLGSTVDRAGDRMVERILKDNPLGQGHESTPMGIIRRVR, from the coding sequence ATGGTCGCTGAAGCGAACCCGGGCAAGAGCCTCGAGACAGAGATCGACGGCGTTCGTTATCTCAGAATCCCGCTCAAGACCCGATTGGTCGGGCCGGATGACGACATCGTGGAGATCGTGACGACCTTCGCCGACGGCAGCCTGGAAGACGGCGACATCCTGTTTGTCACCGAGAAGATCGTCGCCATCACCCAGGGGCGTTCCTATCCGATGGATTCGATCACACCGCGCAAGCTGGCGCTGAGGCTCTCGAAGTATGTTGTCAAGACGCCATACGGCATCGGACTCGGCATGCCAGAGACCATGGAGATGGCGCTGCGCGAATGCGGTACGCCGCGCATCCTGCTCGCCGCAGCGGTCTCCGCCGTCACCAAGTTGTTCGGACGCCATGGAGACTTCTATCGCGTCGCGGGGCCCAAGGCCCGTGGAATCGACGGACCAACCAGCGGCACCATTCCGCCGTACAACTCCCAGGTCGTTCTGGCTCCCGATCGCCCACGCGCCGCGGCGGCACGCCTGCGTGCCGCTCTCTTCCGGCCCGTGGATGTGTTCGTCGTGGACATCAACGACATCGGCGGCAACGTGCTCGGTTCGACGGTCGATCGTGCCGGTGATCGCATGGTGGAGCGCATCCTGAAGGACAACCCGCTGGGACAGGGCCACGAGAGCACGCCGATGGGCATCATTCGCCGCGTTCGGTAG
- a CDS encoding sugar-transfer associated ATP-grasp domain-containing protein, with translation MARMHLGVKNRIGFFIERAKGLNLRSVAERARIAAQQHGRWAPAVFLDMIWSAAFRDTAFNDYFELDFAMLNRAERRTFMTSPISNHIAMKYDAVSKRSLFHDKIAFNHTFGAYLGREWLDLRTSTPDDVRDFAQRYEFVIGKAPLGQAGQGVERYVVAEVTDWEAFLTELRDKGQILLEENITQHPDLAAVCPGTVNTTRVNTFFDGTDVHILSWAQKFGRGSVSDQPISGGFYTMLDENGHSFGVGHTGKNTNSFPTHPESGVSIPDFQLPLVEELKTLIGGIGRLVPEMPYVGWDFVIGAEGPLVVEGNWLPGIYEHKPSVTGIRRGTRPRFEKIIGA, from the coding sequence ATGGCCCGCATGCACCTCGGAGTGAAGAATCGAATCGGCTTCTTCATCGAGCGGGCCAAGGGTCTGAACCTGCGCTCTGTGGCGGAGCGCGCGCGCATTGCGGCACAGCAGCACGGTCGCTGGGCCCCTGCGGTCTTCCTCGACATGATCTGGTCGGCGGCGTTTCGCGACACGGCATTCAATGACTATTTCGAGCTCGATTTTGCGATGCTGAATCGCGCCGAGCGGCGCACGTTCATGACCTCGCCCATTTCGAACCACATCGCGATGAAATACGACGCGGTGTCGAAACGCTCGCTCTTTCACGACAAGATCGCGTTCAATCACACCTTCGGTGCCTATCTCGGCCGGGAGTGGCTCGACCTGCGTACCAGCACGCCCGACGACGTGCGAGACTTCGCGCAGCGCTATGAGTTCGTCATCGGCAAGGCACCGCTCGGCCAGGCGGGGCAGGGCGTCGAACGCTATGTCGTTGCCGAGGTGACCGACTGGGAGGCGTTCTTGACGGAGCTGCGAGACAAGGGCCAGATCCTGCTTGAGGAGAACATCACCCAGCATCCCGATCTCGCCGCCGTCTGCCCCGGAACGGTCAACACGACGCGGGTCAACACCTTTTTCGACGGCACCGACGTTCACATACTCTCGTGGGCACAGAAGTTCGGCCGCGGTTCCGTGAGCGATCAGCCCATCTCCGGCGGCTTCTACACGATGCTCGACGAAAACGGACACTCCTTCGGCGTGGGGCACACGGGCAAGAACACGAACAGCTTTCCGACGCACCCGGAGTCCGGCGTCTCGATCCCCGATTTCCAGCTGCCGCTCGTCGAGGAACTCAAAACGCTGATCGGCGGGATCGGCCGCCTCGTGCCCGAGATGCCGTATGTCGGCTGGGACTTCGTCATCGGCGCGGAGGGTCCTCTCGTGGTGGAGGGAAACTGGCTGCCGGGCATCTACGAGCACAAGCCCTCGGTGACAGGCATCCGCAGGGGAACCCGCCCGCGATTCGAGAAGATCATCGGCGCATGA
- a CDS encoding alanine racemase, whose product MSHPPRQGGGMTGLPVRAVPFREAEIDLERLAQNVATVREGLGEPLLVDVGADAWGHGLAVVVPALVESGIDAFVVARVDDAVQLRALAPDALIITTQHASDEGFDRAVSLKITPAVRSRSEYHRSVAAGVRALVLVADGGSGIPGFDDTELSIMIADAARLGITVLPAVAPIGAELFGVSEGDDVDALPPVMRLWAPVTATKRAGIDEGVSYGYTYRTASETTLALVPLGYGDGLSRAASNTATAAVDGATHTIAGRVAMDAFMLDLGDVAAPSLGTEATVLGDASRGEPTAVQHARTLDTHSAEITTRLSARVHRYAKGEPA is encoded by the coding sequence ATGAGCCATCCTCCGCGTCAGGGCGGCGGCATGACCGGCCTGCCCGTGCGGGCGGTCCCGTTCCGCGAAGCGGAGATCGATCTGGAGCGCCTCGCGCAGAACGTCGCCACTGTGCGCGAGGGATTGGGCGAGCCGCTGTTGGTCGATGTCGGTGCGGATGCCTGGGGCCACGGTCTCGCTGTCGTGGTGCCGGCGCTCGTCGAGTCGGGGATAGATGCCTTCGTGGTGGCCCGGGTCGACGATGCGGTTCAGCTCCGCGCGCTGGCTCCCGATGCCCTCATCATCACGACCCAGCACGCCTCCGACGAGGGTTTCGACCGCGCCGTATCTCTGAAGATCACGCCGGCGGTTCGCTCCCGCTCCGAATACCATCGCAGCGTCGCCGCGGGGGTGCGGGCCCTGGTGTTGGTAGCTGATGGCGGCAGTGGCATCCCGGGATTCGATGACACCGAACTGTCGATCATGATTGCCGACGCGGCCCGCCTCGGAATAACGGTTCTCCCTGCCGTGGCTCCCATCGGTGCTGAACTCTTCGGAGTCAGCGAAGGCGACGACGTGGATGCTCTGCCACCCGTCATGCGTCTGTGGGCGCCCGTCACGGCCACGAAACGGGCCGGCATCGATGAGGGCGTCAGCTACGGTTACACCTACCGCACCGCGAGCGAGACCACGCTTGCGCTCGTGCCGCTCGGCTACGGCGACGGACTTTCGCGCGCGGCGAGCAACACGGCCACAGCGGCAGTAGACGGCGCAACGCACACCATTGCCGGCCGGGTGGCGATGGACGCGTTCATGCTCGATCTCGGCGATGTCGCTGCACCCTCGCTCGGCACGGAGGCTACCGTGCTCGGCGACGCGTCTCGCGGTGAACCGACCGCTGTGCAGCACGCACGCACGCTGGACACGCACAGTGCAGAGATCACTACGCGATTGAGCGCTCGCGTACACCGCTACGCGAAAGGGGAACCCGCATGA
- a CDS encoding alanine racemase — protein MSAPLVEAVINLDALSANIDHLRSTVAPAELMVVVKANAYGHGRVRVARHAVSRGVRAIGALDLDTALELREAGIGDEVTILSWLYPPGEDFAPAIRAGIDLGVSSVSELAGIADAARTLVHTTGFVAPRLHLKLDTGLHRNGATDADWPALVDAAVRLERAGLVRTHAVWTHIAEASEEEDTLSLERLLDGVSVARELGATVAVRHLAASSAGLRRADVRLDMVRMGGHCWGIPSIDGVTPAEIGLTPVMSLRAQVLGSRVAADGTAHAWVSAGYGDGVPRNVAGKVEVSVGGVRHRIVDVQRDSLTLKVTGSDVSVGDQAVLFGDGSLGEQTVRQWGDLTATLGDEIAARIAARVPRRYVGDSPETT, from the coding sequence ATGAGCGCTCCGCTGGTTGAGGCGGTCATCAATCTCGATGCGCTGAGCGCCAACATCGATCATCTGCGTTCGACGGTCGCTCCCGCAGAACTGATGGTCGTCGTCAAGGCGAACGCGTACGGTCACGGGCGTGTGAGAGTCGCCCGACACGCCGTGTCGCGTGGCGTGCGCGCCATTGGCGCCCTTGACCTCGACACCGCACTTGAGCTGCGCGAGGCCGGAATCGGCGACGAGGTCACCATCCTGTCGTGGCTCTACCCGCCCGGCGAAGACTTCGCCCCGGCCATCCGCGCAGGAATAGATCTGGGGGTCTCGAGCGTCTCCGAGTTGGCTGGCATAGCGGATGCCGCGCGAACACTCGTGCACACTACTGGTTTCGTCGCGCCGCGCCTGCACCTCAAACTCGACACCGGCCTGCACCGCAACGGCGCCACAGACGCAGACTGGCCGGCGCTCGTCGACGCCGCGGTGAGACTGGAGCGCGCCGGACTCGTGCGCACGCACGCCGTGTGGACGCATATCGCTGAGGCATCCGAGGAGGAAGACACCCTGTCGCTCGAGCGCCTCCTCGACGGCGTTTCCGTTGCGCGCGAGCTCGGCGCGACCGTCGCGGTGCGGCACCTGGCCGCGAGTTCGGCCGGGCTACGGCGCGCAGATGTACGGCTCGATATGGTGCGAATGGGCGGCCACTGCTGGGGCATACCCTCTATCGACGGGGTGACACCCGCCGAGATCGGCCTGACGCCCGTCATGTCGCTGCGCGCCCAAGTGCTCGGCTCGCGTGTTGCAGCCGATGGAACAGCACACGCCTGGGTCTCCGCCGGCTACGGCGACGGTGTGCCGCGCAACGTTGCGGGCAAGGTAGAAGTTTCGGTGGGTGGCGTGCGGCATCGCATCGTCGATGTTCAACGCGACAGCCTGACACTTAAGGTGACCGGCTCGGATGTCAGCGTCGGCGATCAGGCCGTGTTGTTCGGAGACGGCAGCCTCGGTGAGCAGACGGTGCGGCAGTGGGGGGACCTCACTGCAACACTCGGCGACGAGATAGCCGCGCGCATCGCGGCCAGGGTGCCTCGGCGATACGTCGGCGATTCACCGGAAACGACCTGA
- a CDS encoding DUF7455 domain-containing protein, with amino-acid sequence MSTITAENGAVDELPAGPQLTAADRCDACGAQAYVRVEVANGELLFCAHHAKKHQEKLSSIATSWHDESSRLFDEQRA; translated from the coding sequence ATGTCTACGATTACCGCGGAAAACGGTGCGGTCGACGAACTTCCTGCCGGCCCCCAGCTCACGGCGGCAGACCGCTGTGACGCCTGTGGAGCGCAGGCTTATGTGCGTGTTGAGGTAGCCAACGGCGAGTTGCTGTTCTGCGCCCACCACGCCAAGAAGCATCAGGAGAAGCTCTCGAGCATCGCTACGAGCTGGCACGATGAGTCCAGCCGCCTGTTCGACGAACAGCGCGCCTGA